One Cardiocondyla obscurior isolate alpha-2009 linkage group LG09, Cobs3.1, whole genome shotgun sequence genomic window, AGATTTGACAGATAAAGAAAGGTGGGAAATGTGATGGTATCAGTTGCAAGAAGAAATGATTCTTGGCAAAGGTTACTGAGTGGTGGTGTGAAAAAATGCAGATTACTTGAAATCGTAGTGACAAAGATGATATAAGAAGATGCAGGCGTCGCGGATCTGTGAATGGGAATATCCGACGACAGGTTTTCTGCAGAAGCCTCTAACAAGGACTGGCAGGTCTTCCAAGCCATAAAGGTACGTCTATACGCGCGTGGCGAACCGTATGCACGTGcattttccttctttattCGGTCATTCATAAAAAAGTCATTCATTGATTCATCTTTCCAATCTGATATCCAATCCGTTACATTCCGGTCCAGCGTTAGCAATGTATTCATCGAATGGACTTATTGCGTACAAATGACACGCACGTAAAGTGTAAATCGATGAAACGGActgtgtataaaattaaaaagacacCATTGTcttaaaaagaaggaaaagtatcgttaaaaaaaattaataaataaaaaacttttctcacaaaaattaaattacataaatatgtcAACTGACTACGTACTTACTTGTTTaacatttgttaaaataaaatttaaattaaaaaaaaataaaaaaaaaatatatatatatatatgttacataCATGGTACACTCTATAACTTTTACAAAGAgcataaaacatttaaattaaatattttattctactaTACTTTAATTCTTTCTCACTCTTACATTTCCATacgcatcttttttaattgttcacCGACTGCGATCGTTCGATAAGCTATAATTTCTCAGCgaggaaacatttttatcattgtatcattattatacaaatttacaatattgtaatattaaaaaatatgtaaaaaaaatattataattctaaagcttttacaaaaaaaaaaaaatgcgtaaggtaaaataaaatataatacaaatgcGTCGCgtcatatttaataaaatttatcgcgtataataaagcagttaaattaaaagttgaaTTTATAACTACCTGGATGCACACATGAACTTAATgtcagggaaaaaaaaagacagcaGCATTGATGGCTCGCGGTGGCTCGTGGTGAAGCTGCGCGCCGTTACCGGGACGACCGGAGAGGGCTGGACCAGCACTAGACGCGTTTCCATAGGGAGAGGAGACGAGGGTTGCGAAGAGCAAGAGTGGGTGGGCGCAGTGGTGTGCATCTGGGGGATAGGCCACCGTCGAAAATTTCGCAGAGATGGAGTTCCTGCAGAATCACCAGGCGGTTAACACCTCCGAATCGCCGTACACCCTCGGCACAGGTGAGACCCGCGATTCGCTCTATCAAAGTAACCGCGAAAGAAAACGGCTCTCGTAAAACGCGAATGAAGAAGAAACGCGAGTGGCAGCTACAGAACAGTGTGACACAGTGCTCTGATCAACAAAATTAACGTACAAGCCGTGTATCGCGTGATTAAAAGTGACTTCCGCAAAAGTACAGGTCACGTTCTGCGAATTAACtaccatttcttttttctttttttttcttttaactgtagagaataaaagttaatttgtatagtattattttattactttgtttttttttttttttatgacaattGTTCTTCGTTCGCGTTATTAATCGCAAGGCTCGACCAACGAAAAGTATCGCGGGCAAACGGTACGCGGCAAATCgctgaaatcttttttttttcgacttttgacttaattaaatctttcttttttaaatggtaTTGCGGTACAAaagtcttttataaaaattaattaaccgtgtaatattaaagtatagATTGCAAGAACGTAACGCAGCAAACCGACgtgatttttttcccccttaaATCCTTAGGTTCCGTGGATAGTATCGAGGCAACCATTTCATCCAGCCTCTGTTCCGGATCACTAGGGGTGCTCTCAGGTGACGACGCTCTATCAACCGACAATCAAAACGAAGAGGCAGCCGTCCTCGGCGCCGCTCTGCAGGGCACGCTGCGCTTGCAGGACCTGCAGAGTTCGCCAGCCGACATCGGCGCCGACCAGAACCAGCATCTGTCGACCTCTGGTCCAGCGAGCGAGTTCGGTGGCAGCTTTTGGGTCGACGACATGGCGGGTTTCCCTctaccaccgttggacctggaCCCGTTGCCGCCAGGCTTGTTCAGCCCGTGCTCTGGAACTTACAAGTTAGTTTTAATTTCGCTTTCCTTTCTCTTATCTATCAATTTCATATCTTCCTCTTCTTGTTACtgctttatatattttattacatgtattttattttatattctttctttatatttaaataatatttaaatttgacgCTGAAAATAGCTCTCGAAGGAAACCGTGTTGTattcaatcttttaatttaatcgatttaatttatattgatgGTTTACTATAAATGAATTTTATCCGAGTCTCTCCGAAATACTCGCGTCCATACAcacatttaattcttattaatcgACAATAACTCGATAACTCGGTGGAACCCTTAAAGTTGAAGATTTCTTCTAGCTGGGGCTGCTCGCGGAGCGATTGCGTGCCGAGGACGAACAATGGAGCAAACGGTGAGGGTGTCGCCGATGTCCTTCTATCTTTGAAACACGCGGTGGTGCATCCTGGAAGTCCAACGGCCGGCTATTACACCACCGGTACCGGCTCCGCCGCGGCTCATCACTACTCGCAGGATTACATGCAGAATCTAGGTCCTTCGGTCCCGGGACCGGGTCACTACGGGGGTGCGTCCGCCGCTATGTCCGTCAACGTGTCGATGAATATGACCATGAACATGAACATGCACTCCGGGTGAgatctttcttcctcttcatcttcttttcttttcttttattattattatttttttatattttattttattaattcttcttttaattaaaattcagttCTAGCTTTTAGGCTCTCGCGACTAAAATAcaacatttaaaattgttcCCAACTCCTGCcctctttttatattctttatctttatttttatccttgTGTGCGCGCGTATGTTTTCAGATACGAACAAAGTTATTCATCAGCGTGGGGCGTGGAGCCTCTTCTAAGTCCCGCCCCGCAGTATAGCAATCCGGTGGAAATGGCGGCGCAAACGACCGCGAGGGTGAATCAGGGTGCGCCGGCCAATAGCAGTATGATCGGTCATCCCCATTCCCACCCCCAGCCGCATCACAGTGGCGGCCGACTGCAGCTCGGGGGTGAACACGCGATCTGTGTAAATGCCACGGGTCCAACCACGGGTGGCATCACCCACGAAGATAATGGCAGACCGAATCTCTGCAGGATATGCGGCAAATCGTACGCCAGACCTAGTACTCTCAAAACTCACCTGCGCACTCATTCCGGAGAGAAGCCGTTTAGGTATGATACCTTCGGGCGCATTCGAACAAGGTTGAACGCGCCGGATTGAAAAGCAAAGCAAaggagataaaaagagaaaaagttcCTTTATCCATTTCCAGGGTTCTGTTTCATTCTGCTTCATCTTATATTTCCTccaagaaaaaattgttttggtACAACacaaatatgtattttaattttaaattctcttCTTGCTTCTTACTAACTTGCACGACTTCGGCATGTTTCCGCCGTCGACGGAATACCCTCGAATTATTAATGTGTACGTTGCGAAGGCGCGTTTAACCCTTGAGTTAATCgaaacgatatattatatgtatatgcagccattgaaataaatgc contains:
- the LOC139105283 gene encoding protein glass, translated to MEFLQNHQAVNTSESPYTLGTGSVDSIEATISSSLCSGSLGVLSGDDALSTDNQNEEAAVLGAALQGTLRLQDLQSSPADIGADQNQHLSTSGPASEFGGSFWVDDMAGFPLPPLDLDPLPPGLFSPCSGTYNWGCSRSDCVPRTNNGANGEGVADVLLSLKHAVVHPGSPTAGYYTTGTGSAAAHHYSQDYMQNLGPSVPGPGHYGGASAAMSVNVSMNMTMNMNMHSGYEQSYSSAWGVEPLLSPAPQYSNPVEMAAQTTARVNQGAPANSSMIGHPHSHPQPHHSGGRLQLGGEHAICVNATGPTTGGITHEDNGRPNLCRICGKSYARPSTLKTHLRTHSGEKPFRCHACSKAFSQAANLTAHARTHSGEKPFRCPVCDRRFSQSSSVTTHMRTHSGERPYRCRFCKKAFSDSSTLTKHLRIHSGEKPYQCKLCLLRFSQSGNLNRHMRVHGGSLT